In Candidatus Omnitrophota bacterium, a single window of DNA contains:
- a CDS encoding UPF0182 family protein translates to MYLVISLILLGTGAAIAVLGTRAKRRTLQVLGYLVVLATVTLLAVADFWIEARWFSALGYQARFWREIIIKIITASSAAGLAAALVVVLNLANPNRLFKWAGAALAFVSGGIWGFASWEKVLMFLNRQSTGMKDPIETLGMDTGFYLFSFPFLDALFNLLVLVAVISAGVILASFFVNAENKELDIGEMGISFKEITQKPDYSSVYLTAFFVFLVLAFGKYLDRFRLMFSELGIVTGPGWTDVNIRIPAYNVMIVVLLLGAVLVMLPAIRAIRERSFGEKDELKAYIAYLGGISLITAGIWFTALGLVPGLFQALRVEPNEITFEKPYIKNNIEFTQYGFNLHKTEVRKFPVSEEIFTQKVVDQNRSLFDNIRLWDWRALDAVYNQFQEIRLYYEFRDVDIDRYRYNGDYRQVMVSAREIVVGNLPRENQTFVNRRFKYTHGYGITMTAVNEFTPEGLPDLLIKDIPPVSRFTELEVERPEIYYGELTDSYVVVNSSEKEFDYPRGDKNIYVHYKGTGGVEIRNLWDKFLLGWRFGGTRFFLSAYPDKGSRVMYHRDVAERVMVLAPFLSMDKDPYIVLSEGKLYWILDAYTYSKYFPYSEPYLTKAEENLPGISREDRYTKTGAYLDRINYLRNSVKVVVDAYNGDTDLYVFDEDDAVIKVWDSIFPGLLKKKEQMPEALRRHIRYPAGMLLAQGLVYTKYHMTDPEVFYNQEDLWVRATEKYYNRVQNVEPYYIMWKPPGSGEIEFTLILPFTPKNRQVLIGWIAGMCDGENYGRFLAYKFPKEKRVLGTQQVETKIDQDRTLSGQLTLWDQRGSSVIRGNVLAIPIEDKILYVEPIYLRAETAAYPELRLVVLMQNDKLAYGKTFSQALERLIKDEKPGDIIPEPVKTPGGISLRELSRRADTAFTEYLDHMAEEDFRSAAQALEELKENLKAIRQRTSGGKNDGKVKKNEQTAE, encoded by the coding sequence ATGTATCTTGTGATAAGTCTTATATTGCTTGGAACAGGCGCCGCCATTGCCGTTCTGGGGACAAGAGCGAAAAGACGCACACTGCAGGTGCTGGGGTACCTGGTCGTTCTTGCCACCGTGACGCTTCTTGCAGTGGCCGATTTCTGGATAGAGGCGAGGTGGTTCAGCGCGCTGGGGTACCAGGCGAGGTTCTGGCGCGAGATCATAATAAAGATCATTACGGCCTCTTCAGCCGCCGGGCTCGCCGCGGCACTGGTGGTGGTCCTTAACCTTGCCAATCCCAACAGGCTCTTCAAGTGGGCAGGCGCGGCTTTGGCTTTCGTATCCGGGGGTATCTGGGGGTTCGCTTCCTGGGAGAAGGTGCTGATGTTCCTTAACAGGCAGAGCACCGGCATGAAGGACCCGATAGAGACACTTGGCATGGACACCGGATTCTACCTTTTTTCGTTCCCTTTCCTTGACGCGCTTTTCAATCTCTTGGTACTGGTCGCGGTGATCTCGGCGGGTGTCATCCTGGCATCCTTTTTCGTAAACGCCGAGAACAAGGAGCTGGATATAGGCGAGATGGGTATAAGTTTCAAGGAAATAACCCAAAAGCCCGATTACAGTTCTGTGTATCTGACGGCCTTTTTCGTGTTCCTTGTCCTGGCCTTCGGTAAGTACCTGGACAGGTTCCGTCTGATGTTCTCGGAACTGGGAATAGTTACCGGACCCGGATGGACTGACGTCAACATAAGGATACCTGCATATAATGTAATGATAGTGGTTCTACTTCTCGGCGCGGTGCTCGTGATGCTGCCCGCGATAAGAGCCATCAGGGAAAGATCGTTCGGCGAGAAAGACGAATTGAAGGCGTACATCGCCTATCTGGGAGGCATAAGCCTCATAACGGCCGGCATATGGTTCACGGCACTCGGCCTGGTCCCCGGTCTTTTCCAGGCCCTCAGGGTCGAACCGAACGAGATCACCTTCGAGAAACCCTACATCAAGAACAACATAGAGTTCACCCAGTACGGGTTCAACCTCCATAAGACAGAAGTTCGCAAGTTCCCCGTTTCCGAGGAGATCTTCACCCAAAAGGTCGTCGACCAGAATAGAAGCCTCTTCGACAATATCCGGCTGTGGGACTGGAGGGCGCTGGATGCGGTTTATAACCAGTTCCAGGAGATAAGGCTTTATTACGAATTCAGGGACGTGGATATAGACCGCTACAGGTATAACGGTGATTACCGCCAGGTAATGGTATCCGCCCGCGAGATCGTGGTGGGTAATCTTCCGAGAGAGAACCAGACCTTCGTCAACAGGCGCTTCAAGTACACGCACGGTTACGGGATAACCATGACAGCGGTTAACGAATTCACTCCCGAAGGGCTGCCTGACCTTCTGATAAAGGATATACCCCCGGTCAGCAGGTTCACCGAACTGGAAGTGGAAAGGCCTGAAATATACTACGGAGAGCTCACCGATTCGTACGTAGTGGTTAATTCCAGCGAAAAGGAGTTCGATTACCCCCGGGGGGACAAAAACATATATGTCCATTATAAGGGTACAGGCGGGGTCGAGATACGCAACCTCTGGGACAAGTTCCTTTTAGGATGGAGGTTCGGCGGCACCAGGTTCTTTCTCTCGGCATATCCGGATAAGGGCAGCCGTGTAATGTACCACAGGGACGTAGCCGAAAGGGTGATGGTCCTGGCCCCTTTTCTTTCCATGGATAAGGACCCTTATATAGTTCTTTCCGAAGGAAAGCTTTACTGGATATTGGACGCTTACACCTATTCGAAATATTTTCCCTACAGCGAGCCGTATCTCACTAAAGCCGAGGAGAACCTGCCGGGGATCTCCCGGGAGGACCGTTATACCAAAACAGGCGCTTACCTTGACCGGATAAATTACCTGCGTAATTCCGTCAAAGTGGTCGTGGACGCCTATAACGGGGATACTGACCTGTACGTCTTCGATGAGGATGATGCGGTGATAAAGGTCTGGGACAGCATCTTCCCCGGACTTCTGAAGAAGAAAGAGCAGATGCCCGAGGCCCTTCGTCGTCACATAAGATACCCGGCGGGGATGCTCCTCGCTCAGGGTCTTGTCTACACCAAGTACCATATGACCGATCCGGAAGTATTCTACAACCAGGAGGATCTGTGGGTCAGGGCTACTGAAAAATACTATAACAGAGTTCAGAACGTTGAGCCGTATTACATCATGTGGAAGCCCCCGGGATCCGGCGAGATAGAGTTCACGCTCATACTGCCCTTCACACCTAAGAACAGACAGGTCCTTATCGGGTGGATAGCCGGGATGTGCGACGGTGAAAATTACGGAAGGTTCCTCGCCTACAAATTCCCCAAGGAGAAAAGGGTCCTTGGCACGCAGCAGGTCGAGACAAAGATAGACCAGGACAGGACGCTTTCCGGGCAGCTCACGTTATGGGACCAGCGCGGATCAAGTGTTATCCGCGGTAACGTGCTGGCCATACCCATAGAGGATAAGATACTCTATGTCGAACCCATATATCTCAGGGCTGAGACCGCGGCATACCCCGAGCTCAGGCTCGTGGTCCTCATGCAGAACGACAAGCTGGCTTACGGCAAGACTTTTTCCCAGGCGCTTGAGCGTCTAATAAAAGATGAGAAGCCGGGAGATATAATCCCGGAACCGGTGAAAACGCCCGGTGGAATCTCTCTCAGGGAACTTTCACGAAGGGCGGATACGGCTTTCACCGAATACCTGGATCACATGGCCGAGGAGGATTTCCGTTCCGCGGCGCAGGCTCTCGAGGAGCTGAAGGAAAACTTAAAAGCCATAAGGCAAAGAACATCCGGAGGTAAAAATGACGGCAAGGTCAAAAAGAACGAACAGACCGCAGAATGA
- a CDS encoding nicotinate phosphoribosyltransferase: MEKTRKKITEGILYTDFYQLTMAQLYYSMGMHQMDVEFEYFFRNYPGYDSQPGGYCINAGLEWLLEWMEKARFGEEEIGYLRGQKGRSGRGLFREDFLEWLAKNGDFSGISIRAIPEGRVVHPNVPLAVVRGPFAMAQVLESSLLNHLNYQTLIATKASRVREAAMGGMVIDFGLRRGQDKGANAGARAALIGGAQFSSNTGISYYLGYPPKGTHAHSMVQAFMAAGEGELEAFMAYAEVYPDDCLLLVDTVDTLKSGVPNAIKVFEKLRKQGHEPVGIRLDSGDLAYLAIQSVKMLDKAGFGGTSIVLSNKLDEMVIWQILTQIRKEAGRYGVDANNLIERLVYGVGTRLITSKGDAALDGVYKLTAISNNGSWAPAIKLSESVNKIINPSCKNVWRIYDRRNIATSDLLGLCDEDAREYGTLQLRHPIDPGEKRTLSRDEVSEIEPLLADVMKEGKIAIDLPKIEDIRKRRDEDIKRLDPGVKRLVNPHRYHVSLTPKLFDLKQELIRKEKEKQRTGSGT, from the coding sequence ATGGAAAAGACGAGAAAAAAAATAACAGAAGGCATACTGTACACGGATTTTTACCAGCTGACCATGGCCCAGCTCTATTACAGCATGGGCATGCACCAGATGGATGTAGAGTTCGAATATTTCTTCAGGAACTACCCCGGGTATGACTCTCAGCCGGGTGGTTATTGCATTAACGCCGGGCTTGAGTGGCTTCTGGAATGGATGGAGAAGGCCCGTTTCGGCGAAGAAGAGATAGGCTATTTGCGGGGCCAGAAAGGCCGTTCTGGCAGAGGCCTCTTCAGGGAAGACTTCCTTGAATGGCTGGCGAAGAACGGTGATTTTTCGGGTATTTCCATACGTGCCATACCCGAGGGCAGGGTGGTCCATCCCAATGTGCCTCTTGCGGTCGTGAGGGGCCCTTTCGCCATGGCCCAAGTTCTTGAATCTTCACTTCTCAACCACTTGAACTACCAGACGCTCATAGCTACAAAGGCAAGCCGGGTCAGGGAAGCGGCCATGGGGGGCATGGTTATAGATTTCGGCTTGCGGCGGGGCCAGGACAAGGGAGCCAACGCGGGCGCGCGCGCGGCATTGATAGGCGGTGCCCAGTTCAGTTCGAACACGGGCATCTCCTATTATCTGGGGTACCCGCCAAAAGGGACGCATGCCCACAGCATGGTTCAGGCCTTCATGGCGGCGGGCGAGGGCGAGCTGGAAGCGTTCATGGCGTATGCGGAAGTTTATCCGGATGACTGTCTGCTTCTGGTGGATACGGTCGATACGCTCAAAAGCGGCGTTCCCAACGCCATCAAGGTATTCGAGAAGCTGCGCAAACAGGGGCATGAACCTGTCGGGATAAGACTGGATTCGGGGGATCTTGCCTACCTGGCGATACAGTCGGTAAAAATGCTCGATAAAGCCGGGTTCGGCGGAACATCTATCGTTCTTTCGAACAAGCTTGATGAGATGGTCATATGGCAGATCTTAACCCAGATCAGGAAAGAAGCCGGGCGCTACGGTGTCGATGCTAATAACCTTATAGAACGACTGGTTTACGGGGTGGGCACGCGCCTGATAACTTCAAAAGGGGATGCGGCCCTGGACGGGGTATATAAGCTCACCGCTATCAGTAACAACGGAAGCTGGGCCCCGGCGATAAAACTTTCAGAATCGGTGAATAAGATCATCAACCCCAGTTGCAAGAATGTCTGGCGCATCTATGACAGACGTAACATCGCTACCAGTGACCTTTTGGGACTTTGTGACGAGGACGCGCGTGAGTACGGGACCCTCCAGCTGAGACACCCGATAGACCCCGGGGAAAAACGCACCCTGAGCAGGGACGAGGTGAGCGAGATAGAACCCCTTCTGGCGGATGTGATGAAAGAAGGAAAGATCGCTATTGATCTTCCGAAAATCGAGGATATACGCAAGCGCAGGGACGAGGATATAAAACGGCTTGACCCGGGGGTCAAGCGCCTTGTAAACCCACATCGTTACCACGTCTCGCTCACACCGAAGCTTTTTGACCTTAAGCAGGAGCTGATACGCAAAGAGAAAGAAAAACAGCGCACAGGGTCCGGGACATAA